A window of Roseovarius sp. THAF27 contains these coding sequences:
- the phoB gene encoding phosphate regulon transcriptional regulator PhoB, whose amino-acid sequence MASEQPSVLLVEDEPAQREVLAYNLEADGFAVTRAENGEEALMLVEEAAPDLILLDWMLPNVSGIEVCRQLKTRSETRNVPIIMLSARSEEVDRVRGLETGADDYVIKPYSVIELMARVRAQLRRTRPSTVGERLEYEDIILDSETHRVTRQGEGLKLGPTEFRLLSTFMEKPGRVWSREQLLDRVWGRDIYVDTRTVDVHIGRLRKALCQHGGEDPLRTVRGAGYSLG is encoded by the coding sequence ATGGCAAGCGAACAGCCCAGCGTTCTTCTGGTCGAGGATGAACCCGCACAGCGCGAAGTGCTGGCCTACAACCTCGAAGCCGACGGCTTTGCCGTGACCCGCGCCGAGAACGGCGAAGAGGCCCTGATGCTGGTCGAAGAGGCCGCGCCAGACCTCATCCTGCTGGACTGGATGCTGCCCAACGTGTCAGGCATCGAGGTCTGCCGCCAGCTCAAGACCCGCTCCGAGACGCGCAACGTGCCGATCATCATGCTCTCGGCCCGCTCCGAAGAGGTGGACCGCGTGCGCGGGCTGGAAACCGGCGCCGACGATTACGTGATCAAGCCCTATTCGGTGATCGAGCTCATGGCCCGCGTCCGCGCCCAGCTGCGCCGCACCCGGCCCTCGACCGTGGGCGAGCGGCTGGAATACGAGGATATCATCCTCGATTCCGAGACCCACCGCGTCACCCGTCAGGGCGAGGGGCTGAAGCTCGGGCCGACCGAGTTCCGCCTGCTCTCGACCTTCATGGAAAAACCGGGCCGGGTGTGGAGCCGCGAACAACTGCTCGACCGCGTCTGGGGCCGCGACATCTATGTCGACACCCGCACCGTCGACGTCCATATCGGCCGGCTGCGCAAGGCGCTCTGCCAGCACGGCGGCGAGGACCCGCTGCGCACGGTCCGCGGGGCAGGGTACTCGCTGGGCTGA
- the phoU gene encoding phosphate signaling complex protein PhoU, which yields MNDEHISSAFDRDLETVQALIMKMGGLVEEAIMNAAISLDTRDEELAETVRAGDRVIDDLEEQIDQETARTIALRAPTAIDLRVILTVMKIASNLERIGDYAKNMAKRTTVLAQMTPITGATASLRRMARETERMLRDVLDAYIQRDAALAREVIQRDHDVDQMYNALFREFLTFMMEDPRNITPCMHLHFIAKNTERMGDHVTNIAEQVVYLVTGTMPEDNRPKSDKTSLDPKVSPQVGA from the coding sequence ATGAACGACGAACACATCTCATCGGCCTTCGACCGTGACCTTGAAACCGTCCAGGCGCTGATCATGAAAATGGGCGGCCTGGTGGAAGAGGCGATCATGAACGCCGCCATCTCGCTCGACACCCGCGACGAGGAGCTGGCCGAAACCGTCCGCGCCGGCGACCGCGTGATCGACGACCTGGAAGAACAGATCGACCAGGAAACCGCGCGCACCATTGCCCTGCGCGCACCCACCGCCATCGACCTGCGCGTGATCCTGACGGTGATGAAAATCGCCTCCAACCTCGAACGCATCGGCGACTATGCCAAGAACATGGCCAAGCGCACCACCGTGCTCGCGCAGATGACCCCCATCACCGGCGCCACCGCCTCGCTGCGCCGCATGGCACGCGAAACTGAACGGATGCTGCGCGACGTGCTGGACGCCTATATCCAGCGCGACGCGGCACTGGCCCGCGAGGTGATCCAGCGCGACCATGATGTCGACCAGATGTACAACGCGCTTTTCCGCGAATTCCTGACCTTCATGATGGAAGACCCGCGCAACATCACGCCCTGTATGCACCTGCACTTCATCGCCAAGAACACCGAGCGCATGGGCGACCACGTCACCAACATCGCCGAACAGGTGGTTTATCTGGTCACCGGCACCATGCCCGAAGACAACCGCCCCAAAAGCGACAAGACCTCGCTGGACCCCAAGGTCTCGCCCCAGGTCGGCGCATAA
- the pstB gene encoding phosphate ABC transporter ATP-binding protein PstB, with amino-acid sequence MYDTPNTERAVDQKDIKFSAKKVQVYYGDTHAIKDVDVALEDKTVTAFIGPSGCGKSTFLRCLNRMNDTIDICRVEGDILLDGEDIYDKKVDPVQLRAKVGMVFQKPNPFPKSIYDNIAYGPRIHGMAKSKADLDEIVERALRRGAIWDEVKDRLQASGTGLSGGQQQRLCIARAVATEPEVLLMDEPCSALDPIATAQVEELIDELRTEYSVVIVTHSMQQAARVSQKTAFFHLGNLVEFGETGKIFTNPEDPRTESYITGRIG; translated from the coding sequence ATGTACGATACGCCAAATACGGAGAGAGCCGTGGATCAGAAAGACATCAAATTCTCGGCCAAGAAGGTGCAGGTCTATTACGGCGACACCCATGCCATCAAGGACGTGGACGTGGCGCTGGAAGACAAGACCGTCACCGCCTTCATCGGCCCCTCGGGCTGTGGCAAGTCCACCTTCCTGCGCTGTCTCAACCGGATGAACGACACGATCGACATCTGCCGGGTCGAGGGCGATATCCTGCTCGACGGCGAGGATATATACGACAAGAAAGTCGACCCGGTGCAACTGCGCGCCAAGGTCGGCATGGTGTTCCAGAAACCCAACCCGTTCCCCAAGTCGATCTACGACAACATCGCCTACGGCCCCCGTATCCACGGCATGGCCAAGTCCAAGGCCGACCTTGACGAAATCGTCGAACGCGCCCTGCGCCGCGGCGCCATCTGGGACGAGGTCAAGGACCGCCTGCAAGCCTCCGGCACGGGCCTCTCGGGTGGCCAGCAACAGCGCCTCTGCATCGCCCGCGCCGTGGCGACCGAGCCGGAAGTGCTCCTGATGGACGAACCGTGCTCGGCGCTCGACCCCATCGCCACCGCGCAAGTGGAGGAGCTGATCGACGAGCTGCGCACCGAGTATTCGGTCGTGATCGTGACCCACTCGATGCAGCAGGCCGCCCGCGTCAGCCAGAAGACCGCCTTCTTCCACCTCGGCAACCTGGTGGAATTCGGCGAAACCGGCAAGATCTTCACCAACCCCGAAGATCCCCGCACCGAAAGCTACATCACCGGCCGGATCGGCTAA
- the pstA gene encoding phosphate ABC transporter permease PstA: MTDATLNGASGGGHGRSSLKTADANTKRRNAAEKRFRAYGMTAIIIGIFFLVVLFFSIIRSGLPAFTHTVVEMEFTLTQEQFDEAEGELFKTKAYSNLFIAQLQQQLEERGMEVEFDEASIERVLGKVGGNLREYYAGNQNRLGEPTSFSLSASSRVDGYFNGRVTRESMQDSRFLMASDLDLVDALRNAGIIKSEFNWNFITGADSGVDNPGGAGIGASVIGSFFMMLVVLVLSLPIGVAASIYLEEFAPQNKFTDLIEVNISNLAAVPSIVFGILGLAVFIQFMHLPQSAPLVGGLVLTLMTLPTIIISTRASLKAVPPSIRDAALGVGASKMQAVFHHVLPLAMPGILTGTIIGLAQALGETAPLLLIGMVGFVARGYPDGFVAGFTEPNSAMPAQIYTWAARADASFYEKAWGGIIILLVFLLTMNIIAIILRRRFERRW, translated from the coding sequence ATGACCGACGCAACGCTCAACGGCGCCAGCGGCGGCGGCCATGGCCGCTCCTCGCTCAAGACAGCCGACGCCAACACCAAGCGCCGCAACGCTGCCGAGAAACGCTTTCGCGCCTACGGTATGACGGCGATCATCATCGGCATCTTCTTTCTTGTCGTGCTGTTCTTCTCGATCATCCGCTCGGGCCTCCCCGCCTTCACCCACACCGTGGTGGAGATGGAATTCACCTTGACCCAAGAACAATTCGACGAGGCCGAGGGCGAACTTTTCAAGACCAAGGCCTATTCGAACCTCTTCATCGCGCAGCTTCAGCAGCAACTTGAGGAACGCGGGATGGAGGTCGAATTCGACGAGGCCTCGATCGAACGCGTGCTGGGCAAGGTCGGCGGCAACCTGCGGGAATACTACGCGGGCAACCAGAACCGTCTCGGCGAGCCGACGTCCTTCTCGCTCTCCGCCTCGTCGCGCGTCGACGGCTATTTCAACGGCCGTGTCACCCGCGAAAGTATGCAGGACAGCCGCTTTCTCATGGCCTCCGACCTCGATCTGGTGGATGCGCTGCGCAACGCCGGCATCATCAAGTCCGAGTTCAACTGGAACTTCATCACCGGCGCGGATTCCGGCGTGGACAACCCCGGCGGGGCCGGGATCGGCGCCTCGGTCATCGGCTCGTTCTTCATGATGCTGGTGGTGCTGGTCCTGTCGCTGCCCATCGGCGTCGCCGCCTCGATCTATCTCGAGGAATTCGCGCCGCAGAACAAGTTCACCGACCTCATCGAGGTGAATATCTCGAACCTTGCCGCCGTGCCGTCAATCGTCTTCGGCATCCTTGGTCTTGCTGTCTTCATCCAGTTCATGCACCTGCCGCAATCCGCCCCGCTGGTGGGCGGGCTGGTGCTGACACTGATGACCCTGCCGACGATCATCATCTCGACCCGCGCCTCGCTCAAGGCGGTGCCGCCCTCCATTCGCGACGCCGCGCTCGGCGTCGGGGCGTCCAAGATGCAGGCGGTCTTTCACCATGTCCTGCCGCTGGCCATGCCCGGCATCCTCACCGGCACCATTATCGGCCTCGCGCAGGCCCTGGGCGAGACCGCGCCGCTTTTGCTGATCGGCATGGTCGGCTTCGTCGCCCGCGGCTACCCTGACGGCTTCGTCGCCGGCTTCACCGAGCCGAACTCGGCCATGCCCGCCCAGATCTACACCTGGGCCGCCCGCGCCGACGCCAGCTTTTACGAGAAAGCCTGGGGCGGGATCATCATCCTTCTGGTCTTCCTGCTGACCATGAACATCATCGCCATCATCCTGCGCCGCCGCTTCGAGCGCCGCTGGTAG
- the pstC gene encoding phosphate ABC transporter permease subunit PstC, whose protein sequence is MPTLWLFLIVLGIAAVGYVLGRGRALQSVEGDNRKLHSLPSYYGSNVLIKVVVPAFLLMIAWLLIQPLIVSNTISGMIPDRSIDNKGSLGLVMAEVRRTADGLDNAVAQGVMEEDFARNARAEFNDVTQRLRDAGQIVTSEVTQTVLRAAQRYRIMNATGNLMMTVAVLILAVLGALWGLRESHGDFRARNTVEQSIRALLIGAASIAILTTVGIILSLVFNTIEFFRLYPASDFFFGTNWAPSFSGRGGSSDLGVIPLLWGTFYISIVALAVAVPIGLFAAIYLSEYASPKVRSVAKPLLEVLAGIPTIVYGLFALLTVGPLLLKVFGDDGLGIMQAGTAVMTAGLVMGIMLIPFVSSLSDDIINAVPQAMRDGSYGLGATQSETIRQVVLPAALPGIVGAILLAASRAIGETMIVVLGAGAAARLSLNPFEAMTTVTAKIVSQLTGDADFASPEALVAFALGMTLFVITLCLNVFALYIVRKYREQYE, encoded by the coding sequence ATGCCGACACTCTGGCTATTCCTGATCGTGCTTGGCATCGCGGCGGTGGGCTACGTGCTCGGTCGCGGTCGGGCGCTTCAAAGCGTGGAGGGCGACAACCGCAAACTCCACTCGCTGCCGTCCTATTACGGCTCGAACGTGCTGATCAAAGTCGTCGTTCCGGCCTTCCTGCTGATGATCGCCTGGCTGCTGATCCAGCCGCTTATCGTCAGCAATACCATATCGGGCATGATCCCCGACCGCTCCATCGACAACAAGGGCTCGCTCGGGCTTGTCATGGCCGAGGTCCGGCGCACAGCGGACGGGTTGGACAATGCCGTGGCTCAGGGCGTCATGGAAGAAGATTTCGCCCGCAACGCGCGCGCCGAATTCAACGATGTGACCCAACGGCTCCGGGACGCGGGCCAGATCGTGACCTCCGAGGTCACCCAGACGGTCCTGCGCGCCGCGCAGCGCTACCGGATCATGAACGCCACTGGCAACCTGATGATGACCGTCGCGGTGCTGATCTTAGCGGTCCTCGGCGCGCTCTGGGGCCTGCGCGAATCCCACGGCGATTTCCGCGCCCGCAACACGGTCGAGCAAAGCATCCGCGCGCTTTTGATCGGCGCCGCCTCCATCGCCATCCTGACCACGGTCGGCATCATCCTGTCGCTGGTGTTCAACACCATCGAGTTCTTCCGGCTTTACCCGGCTTCCGATTTCTTTTTCGGCACCAACTGGGCGCCCAGCTTCTCTGGTCGGGGCGGCAGTTCCGACCTCGGTGTGATCCCGCTTCTCTGGGGCACGTTCTACATCTCCATCGTGGCGCTGGCCGTGGCCGTGCCCATCGGGCTTTTCGCCGCGATCTACCTTTCGGAATACGCCTCGCCCAAGGTCCGCTCGGTCGCCAAGCCGCTGCTCGAGGTGCTGGCCGGTATTCCGACCATCGTTTATGGCCTCTTCGCCCTGCTGACGGTCGGCCCGCTGCTGCTCAAGGTCTTCGGCGATGACGGGCTTGGCATCATGCAGGCGGGCACCGCCGTCATGACCGCCGGTCTGGTGATGGGCATCATGCTGATCCCCTTCGTTAGCTCGCTTTCCGACGACATCATCAACGCGGTGCCGCAGGCCATGCGCGACGGCTCCTACGGGCTGGGTGCCACGCAATCGGAAACCATCCGCCAGGTGGTACTGCCCGCCGCCCTGCCGGGCATCGTGGGCGCCATCCTGCTGGCCGCCTCACGGGCCATCGGCGAGACGATGATCGTGGTGCTGGGGGCAGGGGCCGCAGCCCGGCTTAGCCTCAACCCGTTCGAGGCCATGACCACCGTGACCGCCAAGATCGTCAGCCAGCTCACTGGCGACGCCGACTTCGCCTCGCCCGAGGCGCTGGTGGCCTTCGCGCTCGGGATGACGCTTTTCGTCATCACGCTCTGCCTGAACGTCTTCGCCCTTTATATCGTGCGCAAATACCGGGAGCAGTACGAATGA
- a CDS encoding substrate-binding domain-containing protein — MSFMKMTASTLAIAAVSATAAAARDNVQVAGSSTVLPYASIVAELFGENTDFPTPVVESGGSSAGLKRFCEGVGENTIDVANASRAIREKEIKACADNGVTDIIEVRIGYDGIVFASQQSGPEFTAFEPTDIFNAIGATVLKDGELVENTHESWAEFNSELPDAEIAMFIPGTKHGTREVFEEKVLLVGCEETGAMQAMLDSGMSEDEAEDSCLDVRQDGKSVDIDGDYTETLARIDANTNGIGVFGLAFYENNTDKLKVATMSGIEPSTETIASGEYPVSRPLFFYVKKAHIGVIPGLKEYAQFFVADEIAGPGGPLSNYGLVADPELAATQSAVEAEETMGSGS, encoded by the coding sequence ATGTCCTTCATGAAAATGACCGCCTCTACCCTGGCGATCGCGGCCGTTTCGGCCACCGCTGCCGCTGCACGTGACAACGTCCAGGTTGCCGGTTCTTCCACCGTGCTGCCCTACGCGTCGATCGTGGCCGAGCTCTTCGGCGAAAACACCGACTTCCCGACCCCGGTCGTGGAATCGGGCGGCTCGTCGGCTGGCCTGAAACGCTTCTGCGAAGGCGTTGGCGAAAACACCATCGACGTGGCGAACGCCTCGCGCGCCATCCGCGAAAAAGAGATCAAGGCCTGCGCCGACAACGGCGTGACCGACATCATCGAAGTGCGCATCGGCTATGACGGCATCGTCTTCGCCTCGCAACAGTCCGGTCCCGAGTTCACCGCGTTCGAACCCACCGACATCTTCAACGCCATCGGCGCCACCGTCCTGAAAGACGGCGAGCTGGTCGAGAACACCCATGAAAGCTGGGCCGAGTTCAACTCCGAGCTGCCCGACGCCGAAATCGCGATGTTCATCCCCGGCACCAAGCACGGCACCCGCGAAGTCTTCGAAGAGAAGGTTCTGCTGGTCGGCTGCGAGGAAACCGGCGCGATGCAGGCCATGCTGGACAGCGGCATGAGCGAAGACGAGGCCGAGGATTCGTGCCTTGACGTCCGTCAGGACGGCAAGTCCGTGGACATCGACGGCGACTACACCGAGACCCTGGCGCGCATCGACGCCAACACCAACGGTATCGGCGTGTTCGGCCTGGCGTTCTACGAGAACAACACCGACAAGCTGAAGGTCGCCACCATGAGCGGCATCGAGCCCTCGACCGAGACCATCGCCTCGGGTGAATACCCGGTGTCGCGTCCGCTGTTCTTCTACGTCAAGAAAGCGCATATCGGCGTGATCCCCGGCCTGAAAGAGTACGCCCAGTTCTTCGTCGCCGACGAGATCGCAGGCCCCGGCGGCCCGCTGTCGAACTACGGCCTGGTTGCGGACCCGGAACTTGCGGCCACGCAGTCGGCTGTCGAAGCCGAAGAAACCATGGGCAGCGGCTCCTAA
- a CDS encoding ATP-binding protein: MNQGNIATLLQAIPLAALLIGRGERILGANDRATALLGPGLTGRHFITAIRQPTVLDAVEASLRDREMRQTRYLSSAGAQDTTFIVTCSPVDTDAGSGVLLCFEDVTHLEQVGQMRRDFVANVSHELRTPLTALLGFIETLRGPARNDTVATERFLGTMQVEASRMERLVKDLLSLSRVEAQERVRPTDRVDLIRLINAVIHATRPIAEEADVTIAFQTEVQEIHVPGDADQLHQILTNLIENAVKYGGPGKTVTVTLAAHSDHPALRGPSAVISVADQGPGIEEVHIPRLTERFYRIDSHRSREMGGTGLGLAIVKHIVNRHRGRLKVESELGQGTRFDVILPSRPASPQT, translated from the coding sequence ATGAACCAGGGCAATATCGCCACGCTTTTGCAGGCGATTCCCCTGGCCGCGCTGCTGATCGGGCGGGGCGAGCGCATCCTTGGCGCCAACGACCGTGCCACGGCCCTTCTGGGGCCGGGGCTGACCGGGCGTCATTTCATCACCGCCATCCGCCAGCCCACCGTACTCGACGCGGTCGAGGCGTCCCTGCGCGACCGCGAAATGCGCCAGACGCGGTACCTCTCCAGCGCCGGCGCGCAGGACACCACCTTCATCGTCACCTGCAGCCCGGTCGACACCGACGCTGGCTCGGGCGTGCTGTTGTGTTTCGAGGATGTCACGCATCTGGAACAGGTCGGCCAGATGCGCCGCGATTTCGTCGCCAATGTCAGCCACGAGCTGCGCACGCCCCTGACCGCGCTCCTGGGCTTCATCGAAACCCTGCGCGGTCCCGCCCGCAATGACACCGTGGCGACAGAGCGGTTTCTGGGCACCATGCAGGTCGAGGCCAGCCGGATGGAACGCCTTGTGAAAGACCTGCTGTCGCTCAGCCGGGTCGAGGCGCAGGAACGCGTGCGCCCCACCGACCGCGTCGACCTGATCCGGCTGATCAATGCCGTGATCCACGCCACCCGTCCCATCGCCGAGGAAGCGGACGTGACCATCGCCTTCCAGACCGAGGTGCAAGAGATCCACGTGCCCGGCGATGCCGACCAACTGCACCAGATCCTGACCAACCTGATCGAGAATGCGGTCAAGTATGGCGGCCCCGGCAAGACCGTCACCGTGACGCTTGCGGCGCATTCCGATCATCCCGCGCTGCGCGGCCCCTCGGCGGTGATTTCCGTGGCCGACCAGGGCCCCGGCATCGAAGAGGTGCACATCCCGCGCCTGACCGAACGCTTCTACCGCATCGACAGCCACCGCTCGCGCGAGATGGGCGGCACCGGGCTTGGGCTGGCCATCGTCAAGCATATCGTCAACCGCCATCGCGGCCGTCTGAAGGTCGAATCGGAACTGGGGCAGGGCACCCGATTCGACGTGATTCTGCCCTCGCGCCCCGCGTCGCCGCAGACCTGA
- a CDS encoding gamma carbonic anhydrase family protein: MPIYALDDVIPQLEDGTWVAPDANIIGKVVLEKNASVWFGCTLRGDNEPIVVGEGSNVQENVVMHTDPGFPLSIGRGCTIGHKAMLHGCTLGENTLIGMGATVLNGARIGKNCLIGAGALITEGKEIPDGSLVMGAPGKIVRELDDQAIAAFTATALHYQKNAARYRAGLRRLDTE, translated from the coding sequence ATGCCCATCTACGCGCTTGACGACGTGATCCCGCAACTGGAAGACGGCACCTGGGTGGCCCCCGACGCCAACATCATCGGCAAGGTGGTGCTGGAAAAAAATGCCTCGGTTTGGTTCGGCTGCACCCTGCGCGGCGACAACGAGCCGATCGTCGTGGGGGAGGGCAGCAACGTGCAGGAAAACGTGGTCATGCACACCGACCCCGGCTTTCCGCTGAGTATCGGGCGCGGCTGCACCATCGGGCACAAGGCGATGCTGCATGGCTGCACGCTGGGGGAAAACACGCTGATCGGCATGGGCGCGACCGTGCTGAACGGCGCCAGGATCGGCAAGAACTGCCTGATCGGGGCCGGCGCGCTGATAACCGAGGGCAAGGAGATCCCCGATGGCAGCCTCGTGATGGGCGCGCCGGGCAAGATCGTGCGCGAGCTGGACGATCAGGCCATCGCCGCCTTCACGGCCACCGCGCTGCACTACCAGAAGAACGCCGCGCGCTACCGGGCGGGACTGCGCCGCCTCGACACGGAATGA
- the gmk gene encoding guanylate kinase — protein MTQRRGLLIILSSPSGAGKSTLSRRLRDWDGTISFSVSATTRPPRAGEVDGQDYHFLDDSTFRRQVAAGEMLEHAHVFGNFYGSPRGPVQAAIDAGRDVLFDIDWQGAQQIQNSVLGPHTLSIFILPPSITELHRRLETRGQDSPETIAKRMQKSWDEISHWGEYDYVLVNDDLDTTDNALKTIVSAARLRRLQQPDLNAHVQRLQAEFEER, from the coding sequence ATGACGCAGCGTCGCGGTCTTCTGATCATCCTCTCCTCGCCCTCGGGCGCGGGCAAGTCCACGCTGTCGCGCCGCCTGCGCGACTGGGACGGGACGATCTCGTTCTCCGTCTCCGCCACCACGCGGCCGCCCCGCGCGGGCGAGGTGGACGGGCAGGATTACCATTTCCTCGACGACAGCACCTTCCGCCGTCAGGTGGCCGCGGGCGAGATGCTGGAACACGCCCATGTCTTCGGCAATTTCTACGGCTCGCCCCGCGGCCCCGTGCAGGCCGCCATCGACGCCGGCCGCGACGTGCTCTTCGATATCGACTGGCAGGGCGCGCAGCAGATCCAGAACTCGGTTCTCGGCCCCCATACCCTGTCGATCTTCATCCTGCCGCCCTCGATCACCGAGTTGCACCGACGGCTGGAAACGCGCGGGCAGGACAGCCCCGAAACCATCGCCAAGCGGATGCAGAAAAGCTGGGACGAGATCAGCCACTGGGGCGAGTACGATTACGTGCTGGTCAATGACGACCTGGATACCACCGACAACGCGCTGAAGACCATTGTCTCGGCCGCCCGCCTGCGCCGCCTGCAACAGCCCGATCTGAACGCCCATGTGCAACGCCTGCAGGCCGAATTCGAGGAGAGATGA
- a CDS encoding YicC/YloC family endoribonuclease: MTKDPSPLISMTGYAAGQGAHGRFGWTWDLRSVNGRGLDLRLRVPDWIEGLEAALRARLTGALSRGNVTLSLKLQAQDGGAAAQLDTAQLDRVLAAMTEIEARAMALGLSLAPANAADVLALRGVFEPGTQAEDTTALGKALVADFETVLDSFQSMRHREGDALAEVLSGQLARIAELTDAAATAAEARRPETEANFRAALQRVMDNTDGVEEARIAQELAVLAVKSDVTEEIDRLRSHVSAARDLIAKGSPAGRKLDFLAQEFNREANTLCSKAQSRDLTSVGLELKSVIEQMREQVQNVE; the protein is encoded by the coding sequence GTGACAAAAGATCCGTCCCCCCTGATTTCCATGACCGGCTATGCCGCGGGGCAGGGGGCGCATGGGCGTTTCGGCTGGACGTGGGACCTCAGGTCGGTGAACGGGCGGGGCCTCGATCTGCGCCTGCGGGTGCCCGACTGGATCGAAGGGCTGGAGGCGGCGCTGCGCGCGCGCCTGACCGGGGCGCTTTCGCGCGGCAATGTCACGCTCTCGCTGAAGCTTCAGGCGCAGGACGGCGGCGCGGCCGCGCAACTGGATACCGCCCAGCTCGACCGTGTGCTGGCGGCGATGACCGAGATCGAGGCCCGCGCCATGGCGCTCGGCCTGTCGCTGGCGCCGGCCAATGCCGCCGACGTGCTGGCCCTGCGCGGCGTGTTCGAGCCGGGCACGCAGGCCGAGGACACCACCGCCCTGGGCAAGGCGCTGGTGGCGGATTTCGAGACCGTTCTGGACAGTTTCCAGTCGATGCGCCACCGCGAAGGGGACGCATTGGCCGAGGTGCTGAGCGGCCAGCTTGCCCGGATCGCCGAGCTCACCGACGCCGCCGCCACCGCCGCCGAGGCCCGCCGCCCCGAGACCGAGGCCAATTTCCGCGCCGCGCTTCAGCGGGTGATGGACAATACCGACGGCGTCGAGGAAGCGCGCATCGCCCAGGAACTGGCCGTGCTGGCCGTGAAATCCGACGTCACCGAGGAAATCGACCGCCTGCGCAGCCACGTATCCGCCGCCCGCGACCTCATCGCCAAGGGCAGCCCCGCGGGCCGCAAGCTCGACTTTCTCGCGCAGGAATTCAACCGCGAGGCCAACACGCTGTGTTCCAAGGCGCAAAGTCGCGACCTGACGAGCGTGGGGCTGGAGCTGAAAAGCGTGATCGAACAGATGCGCGAACAGGTGCAGAATGTCGAGTGA
- a CDS encoding PAS domain-containing protein, giving the protein MTDDSGTSFPDKISDLQLPGAGAARRRREADLRKFVDYWSAMRRGGDVPLRTEIDPRGIESLLGNAFIVEKVAPGIARLRIAGTHLSDVMGMEVRGMPLSALIAPEDRAQLADAMVELFERPATLRLDLTAPAGIRRPALAATLIVLPLRSDLGDISRALGCFVTDGPIGATPRRFGIVECQVTPVDLTDATAPGFSEEQAPLEPPAPKARHERPAPLSHPSERPYLRLVHSD; this is encoded by the coding sequence ATGACGGATGATTCTGGAACCTCGTTCCCGGACAAGATTTCGGACTTGCAGCTACCGGGCGCAGGCGCGGCCCGCCGCCGGCGCGAGGCGGACCTGCGCAAGTTCGTCGACTACTGGTCGGCGATGCGACGGGGCGGCGACGTGCCGCTGCGCACCGAGATCGACCCGCGCGGCATCGAGAGCCTGCTGGGCAATGCCTTCATCGTCGAAAAGGTCGCCCCCGGCATCGCCCGGCTGCGCATCGCCGGCACGCACCTGTCGGACGTGATGGGCATGGAAGTGCGCGGCATGCCCCTGTCGGCGCTGATCGCGCCCGAGGACCGGGCGCAGCTGGCCGATGCGATGGTGGAGTTGTTCGAGCGGCCCGCGACGCTGCGGCTGGACCTGACCGCGCCCGCCGGTATCCGACGTCCGGCGCTGGCGGCGACGCTGATCGTGCTGCCGCTGCGCAGCGACCTGGGCGATATCTCGCGCGCGCTGGGCTGTTTCGTGACCGACGGGCCGATCGGCGCGACACCGCGGCGGTTCGGCATCGTGGAGTGCCAGGTGACGCCGGTCGATCTGACCGACGCGACCGCGCCGGGATTCAGTGAAGAGCAGGCGCCGTTGGAGCCCCCTGCGCCGAAGGCCCGGCATGAGCGGCCCGCGCCGCTGTCACACCCCAGCGAACGGCCCTATTTGCGACTGGTTCACAGCGACTGA
- a CDS encoding pyridoxamine 5'-phosphate oxidase family protein → MAKTFHELAFTDAVRAMQEKQGSAATYARSLAPDAPADDRLGPNETQFIALRDGFYQATVSATGWPYVQFRGGPRGFLKVLDDTTLGYADYRGNRQYISAGNLADNDRISLILMDYPNSARLKILGRVAISEDPDVIGRLMHDGYKARPERAVVITVEGFDWNCPQHIPVRLTVEELGPILEPFQQELADLRAENAALKARLDAAQSL, encoded by the coding sequence ATGGCCAAGACATTCCACGAACTCGCTTTCACCGACGCCGTCCGCGCCATGCAGGAAAAACAGGGCTCTGCCGCCACGTACGCCCGCAGCCTTGCCCCCGATGCCCCCGCCGACGACCGCCTCGGCCCCAACGAGACACAGTTCATCGCCTTGCGCGACGGGTTCTACCAGGCCACGGTCAGCGCCACGGGCTGGCCTTACGTGCAGTTCCGCGGCGGCCCGCGCGGCTTTCTCAAGGTGCTGGACGACACAACGCTGGGCTATGCCGACTATCGCGGCAACCGCCAGTATATCTCTGCCGGCAACCTGGCGGACAACGACCGTATTTCGCTGATCCTGATGGATTATCCCAACAGCGCCCGGCTCAAGATCCTTGGCCGCGTGGCGATCTCGGAGGACCCCGACGTGATCGGGCGGCTGATGCATGACGGCTACAAGGCGCGCCCCGAACGGGCCGTGGTCATCACCGTCGAAGGGTTCGACTGGAATTGTCCCCAGCACATCCCCGTCCGTCTGACGGTCGAGGAACTGGGCCCGATCCTCGAACCCTTCCAGCAGGAGCTGGCCGACCTGCGCGCCGAGAACGCCGCGCTCAAGGCCCGCCTGGACGCGGCTCAGTCGCTGTGA